A stretch of the Rodentibacter haemolyticus genome encodes the following:
- the ltnD gene encoding L-threonate dehydrogenase — MTNKAYSVAVIGLGAMGMGAAQSCVNAGLTTYGVDLNTKALEKLKADGAYAVGQSAVDFADKLDAVVLLVVNAAQVNSVLFGENGLAEKLNKGTAVMVSSTISAQDAKSISQKLTALGLLMLDAPVSGGAAKATLGEMTVMASGSIQAFEKLQPVLNAVAGKVYNIGEEIGLGATVKIIHQLLAGVHIAAGAEAMALAAKAGIPLDLMYDVVTNASGNSWMFENRMKHVVEGDYSPLSMVDIFVKDLGLVNDTAKSLHFPLHLASTAYSMFTEASNAGYGKEDDSAVIKIFSGVELPKKGA, encoded by the coding sequence ATGACGAATAAAGCATATTCTGTCGCTGTAATCGGTTTAGGTGCAATGGGAATGGGGGCGGCACAATCTTGTGTAAACGCCGGCTTAACCACTTATGGCGTGGATCTTAATACCAAAGCTCTTGAAAAATTAAAAGCGGATGGTGCTTATGCCGTTGGGCAAAGTGCGGTCGATTTTGCCGATAAATTAGATGCGGTGGTATTGCTTGTCGTTAATGCCGCACAGGTTAATTCAGTACTGTTTGGTGAAAACGGTTTGGCGGAAAAGTTAAATAAAGGCACTGCCGTAATGGTTTCTTCTACCATTTCGGCACAAGATGCAAAATCGATTTCACAAAAATTAACAGCTTTAGGGTTGCTTATGTTAGATGCGCCGGTATCCGGTGGGGCGGCAAAAGCGACACTTGGCGAGATGACGGTAATGGCATCCGGTTCCATTCAGGCATTTGAAAAATTACAACCGGTTCTGAATGCCGTTGCCGGTAAGGTTTATAACATTGGTGAGGAAATCGGTTTAGGTGCAACGGTAAAAATTATTCATCAATTACTTGCGGGCGTGCATATCGCAGCCGGTGCGGAGGCAATGGCGCTCGCCGCAAAAGCCGGTATTCCGCTTGATTTAATGTATGACGTGGTGACAAACGCCTCCGGTAATTCTTGGATGTTTGAAAATCGTATGAAACACGTGGTGGAAGGAGATTACTCACCTCTCTCAATGGTGGATATTTTCGTAAAAGATTTAGGACTTGTGAATGATACGGCGAAATCTTTGCATTTCCCGCTTCATCTTGCCAGTACCGCCTATTCGATGTTCACTGAAGCGAGCAACGCGGGTTATGGAAAAGAAGATGACAGTGCAGTGATTAAAATCTTCAGCGGTGTCGAATTACCGAAAAAAGGAGCGTAA
- a CDS encoding DeoR/GlpR family DNA-binding transcription regulator, whose amino-acid sequence MIPAERQKLLLNLINQKGIVSIAQLVDSLNVSHMTVRRDIQKLEEKGKVISVSGGVTMQEHLSFEPTHQDKSLLFHTQKEQIGEVAAQLIPTNTTIYLDAGTTTLEIAYRLIERDDLLVITNDFSIAHFLMTNGQCELIHIGGTVNKLNHSSVGELAGQFLRQLSIDIAFVSTSSWTLKGLTTPDETKLPVKKALLDSSNQRILVSDSSKYGKVATFHICPLTRFERIICDKNLVESAQNAIKELNINLITA is encoded by the coding sequence ATGATTCCTGCCGAACGACAAAAACTGCTACTTAATTTAATTAACCAGAAAGGGATTGTGAGCATTGCACAATTAGTTGATTCGCTAAATGTTTCTCATATGACGGTTCGCCGAGATATTCAAAAATTGGAAGAAAAGGGAAAAGTGATTTCAGTATCCGGTGGCGTTACAATGCAGGAACACCTTTCTTTTGAGCCGACCCACCAAGATAAATCCTTACTTTTTCACACGCAAAAAGAGCAAATCGGTGAAGTTGCAGCCCAATTAATTCCAACCAATACAACGATCTATCTTGATGCGGGAACAACCACATTGGAAATCGCTTACCGTTTAATTGAACGTGATGATTTATTAGTGATAACGAACGATTTTTCCATCGCACATTTTTTAATGACAAACGGGCAGTGCGAATTAATTCATATCGGCGGAACGGTAAATAAATTAAATCACTCTTCCGTCGGGGAACTTGCCGGACAATTTTTACGTCAACTTTCTATTGATATTGCCTTTGTTTCCACTTCATCATGGACACTAAAAGGCTTAACCACGCCTGACGAAACCAAATTACCGGTAAAAAAAGCGCTTTTGGATTCAAGCAATCAACGTATTTTAGTCTCCGATTCCTCAAAATACGGCAAAGTTGCGACATTCCATATTTGCCCGTTGACACGCTTCGAGCGCATCATTTGCGATAAAAACCTCGTTGAATCCGCGCAAAATGCGATTAAAGAGCTGAATATTAATCTCATCACCGCATAA
- the epmB gene encoding EF-P beta-lysylation protein EpmB: protein MRILTQEPAIREEQNWLAILKNAISDPKLLLKTLNLPEKDFKQSVTARKLFSLRVPRPFVDRMEKGNPNDPLFLQVMCSALEFLQAEGFSTDPLEEQNANAVPNILHKYQNRLLFMVKGGCAVNCRYCFRRHFPYDENPGSKKSWQGALDYIAAHSEIEEVIFSGGDPLMAKDDELEWLIKRLENLPHLQRLRIHTRLPVVIPQRITDKLCLLLAESRLQMVMVTHINHPNEIDERLSYKMQKLKGANVTLLNQSVLLKGINDEAIILKNLSDKLFQIGILPYYLHLLDKVQGASHFFIDDKQAARLYKELQALTSGYLVPKLAREIAGEPNKTLYTA from the coding sequence GTGCGTATTTTAACTCAAGAACCCGCCATTAGAGAAGAACAAAATTGGCTCGCTATTCTAAAAAATGCAATTTCTGATCCGAAATTGTTGCTAAAAACGTTGAATTTACCGGAAAAAGATTTTAAGCAATCAGTAACCGCACGCAAACTTTTCTCTCTTCGAGTGCCACGACCGTTTGTGGATAGAATGGAAAAAGGCAACCCTAATGATCCGCTTTTTTTGCAAGTGATGTGTTCGGCGTTGGAGTTCTTACAAGCGGAGGGATTTTCTACCGATCCTTTGGAAGAACAAAATGCCAATGCCGTTCCTAATATTTTGCATAAATATCAAAATCGTTTGTTGTTTATGGTGAAAGGCGGTTGTGCGGTAAATTGCCGTTATTGTTTCCGTCGCCATTTTCCTTACGATGAAAACCCCGGCAGTAAAAAGAGTTGGCAAGGTGCACTGGATTACATTGCGGCACATTCCGAAATTGAAGAAGTGATTTTTTCCGGCGGTGATCCCTTAATGGCGAAAGACGATGAATTGGAATGGTTGATAAAACGCCTTGAAAATTTACCGCACTTACAACGTTTACGTATTCACACCCGCCTGCCGGTCGTGATTCCGCAACGTATCACCGATAAACTTTGCCTGCTTCTGGCGGAAAGCCGTCTGCAAATGGTGATGGTAACGCACATTAATCATCCGAATGAAATTGACGAACGGTTGTCATACAAAATGCAAAAACTTAAAGGGGCAAATGTGACATTGCTTAATCAGTCCGTCTTACTGAAAGGGATTAATGACGAAGCGATAATTTTGAAAAACTTAAGCGATAAGTTATTTCAAATCGGCATTTTGCCTTATTACCTACATTTGCTTGACAAGGTGCAGGGAGCGAGCCATTTTTTTATTGATGATAAACAAGCCGCTAGACTGTATAAGGAATTGCAAGCGCTCACCTCCGGCTACTTAGTGCCCAAATTGGCGCGGGAGATTGCCGGTGAGCCAAATAAGACTTTATACACCGCATAA
- the oapA gene encoding opacity-associated protein OapA, giving the protein MNNNPSNENKSQNELDLGLNQTDSVIPRKPVQHNESLLDKAKGLTGLFARKEQIEPQFNVRKEPTFGESVEPQSIQQPNFTAEPKTAEEEIVQQVESTVESVIESAEDKAEQAIEAASSVSEQAKETLAAGTTAATAALKRPEKWKILQVLPEKHRRLFIAILALVLLLIVFFALKPNSDTVESFELQNSNEIPVQFQSLDQSQPVETTVLDNVPTQSAPIVEQQAQSESASSEPSKMEYMGDARKDSVKVPEMPAAQAQSVQQEITAQAMPVAPVRQETAKSVTTQQEVKSAPRTVEVSHDNVKTVKEPKVVKKAPTPVKATKVEQTPKVSAQEAKVTVKNDRKVQIVDAKPSGSAAKSLTSSTAASKTLTVPQGVSLMQVFRDNQLNISDVNAMTKASGAGNVLSSFKPGDKVQVSLNAQGRVSELRLSNGAKFVRQADGSYQFRK; this is encoded by the coding sequence ATGAATAACAATCCATCAAACGAAAATAAATCACAAAACGAACTTGATCTCGGTCTTAACCAAACCGATTCGGTTATTCCGAGAAAACCGGTTCAACATAACGAATCTTTACTTGATAAAGCAAAAGGGTTGACCGGTTTATTTGCCCGTAAAGAACAAATCGAACCCCAATTTAATGTACGTAAAGAGCCGACTTTCGGAGAAAGTGTTGAGCCGCAGTCGATTCAGCAACCAAATTTTACGGCAGAACCTAAAACAGCGGAAGAAGAAATCGTTCAGCAAGTGGAATCAACCGTTGAATCTGTCATTGAAAGTGCTGAAGATAAAGCGGAACAAGCGATTGAAGCGGCTTCCTCCGTTTCAGAACAAGCAAAAGAGACTTTAGCCGCCGGCACAACCGCAGCGACAGCCGCATTAAAACGTCCTGAAAAATGGAAAATATTACAAGTTTTACCGGAAAAACATCGCCGTTTATTTATCGCGATTTTAGCCTTGGTATTGCTATTAATCGTTTTCTTTGCGTTAAAGCCGAATTCCGACACGGTGGAATCTTTTGAGCTGCAAAACAGCAATGAAATTCCGGTGCAATTTCAATCTTTAGATCAGTCTCAACCGGTTGAAACTACTGTGTTAGATAATGTTCCGACGCAAAGCGCACCAATTGTCGAGCAACAAGCCCAAAGCGAATCGGCATCTTCAGAGCCGAGTAAAATGGAATATATGGGCGACGCACGAAAAGACAGTGTAAAAGTACCTGAGATGCCTGCCGCACAGGCACAATCTGTACAGCAAGAGATTACCGCCCAAGCGATGCCGGTTGCTCCTGTTCGTCAAGAAACAGCTAAATCGGTGACTACTCAACAAGAAGTCAAATCAGCACCGAGAACGGTTGAAGTTTCTCATGATAATGTTAAAACCGTAAAAGAACCGAAAGTTGTAAAAAAAGCACCAACTCCGGTGAAAGCAACAAAAGTTGAACAGACACCAAAAGTTTCAGCTCAAGAGGCGAAAGTAACGGTGAAAAATGATCGTAAAGTTCAAATTGTGGATGCTAAACCTAGCGGTAGTGCAGCAAAATCATTAACGTCATCTACAGCGGCAAGTAAAACCTTAACCGTTCCTCAAGGTGTCTCCTTAATGCAGGTTTTCCGTGATAATCAACTCAATATCTCTGATGTAAATGCGATGACTAAAGCGAGCGGCGCAGGGAATGTGTTAAGTAGTTTCAAGCCGGGGGATAAAGTTCAGGTTTCACTGAATGCCCAAGGGCGGGTAAGCGAATTGCGTTTATCAAACGGCGCGAAATTCGTACGCCAAGCTGACGGTTCGTATCAATTTAGAAAATAG
- the otnK gene encoding 3-oxo-tetronate kinase, whose amino-acid sequence MLGVIADDFTGASDIASFLVENGLHTVQMNGVPNVPLTEKVDAIVISLKSRSNPVDQAVEQSLNALKWLQKSGCSQFYFKYCSTFDSTSRGNIGPVTDALLDALNDDFTVITPALPVNGRTIFNGYLFVGDVLLNESGMRDHPITPMKDANLMRLMDAQAKGKTGLVSYADVILGAEHVRACFAKLKQDGFRYVVVDAVDNSQLAVLAEAVRDLKLVTGGSGLGAYMAARLSGGKKATDVFVPKKGRSVILSGSCSVMTNKQVEFYKEKATAIYLNVERAIADPNYAETLLNQVLPHLDEAFAPMVYATVPPDELKQIQSKFGGDKASLAIEQTFAKLAQLLKSNAGVENFITAGGETSSIVVQQLGFSGFQIGKQIAPGVPWLKVLGESTALALKSGNFGKESFFTDAQGMMV is encoded by the coding sequence ATGTTGGGTGTAATTGCAGATGATTTTACCGGTGCAAGCGATATTGCGAGCTTTTTAGTCGAAAACGGTTTGCATACGGTGCAAATGAACGGTGTTCCGAATGTACCGTTAACAGAAAAAGTCGATGCCATTGTGATTAGTTTGAAGTCTCGTTCTAATCCGGTAGATCAAGCCGTTGAGCAATCATTGAATGCCCTTAAATGGCTACAAAAGAGCGGTTGTTCTCAGTTCTATTTTAAATATTGTTCAACCTTTGACAGCACCTCAAGAGGCAATATCGGGCCGGTAACGGATGCCTTATTAGATGCCCTCAACGATGATTTTACCGTGATCACACCGGCATTACCGGTTAATGGTAGAACCATCTTCAACGGTTATTTATTTGTAGGCGATGTTCTGCTTAATGAATCAGGAATGCGTGATCACCCTATTACGCCGATGAAAGATGCAAATCTTATGCGTTTAATGGATGCGCAAGCCAAAGGCAAAACGGGGTTGGTAAGTTATGCCGATGTGATTTTAGGGGCGGAACACGTTAGAGCTTGTTTTGCTAAATTGAAGCAAGACGGTTTCCGTTATGTGGTAGTCGATGCGGTAGATAACAGCCAACTTGCCGTACTTGCCGAAGCCGTACGTGATTTGAAATTAGTGACGGGCGGATCCGGTTTAGGCGCGTATATGGCGGCGAGATTAAGTGGCGGCAAAAAAGCAACGGATGTTTTTGTACCGAAAAAAGGCAGAAGCGTGATTCTTTCCGGTTCCTGTTCGGTGATGACAAATAAACAGGTTGAGTTTTACAAAGAGAAAGCGACTGCGATTTATTTGAATGTGGAACGTGCGATAGCAGATCCGAATTATGCGGAAACGTTGCTTAATCAAGTTTTGCCGCATCTTGATGAAGCTTTTGCACCTATGGTTTATGCCACCGTGCCACCTGATGAGCTTAAACAAATTCAAAGTAAATTTGGGGGAGATAAAGCAAGCCTCGCAATTGAACAAACCTTTGCAAAATTGGCGCAGTTGTTAAAAAGTAATGCCGGTGTAGAAAACTTTATTACTGCAGGTGGTGAAACTTCCAGCATTGTTGTTCAACAACTTGGTTTTAGCGGTTTTCAAATCGGTAAGCAAATCGCACCGGGAGTGCCTTGGTTAAAAGTATTAGGAGAATCGACCGCACTTGCCTTGAAATCGGGCAACTTCGGCAAAGAAAGTTTCTTCACTGATGCACAAGGAATGATGGTATGA
- the recO gene encoding DNA repair protein RecO, translating to MQTELQRGFVLHRRPYSETSLLVDLFTEESGRLTVLAKGARAKRSAWKSVLQPFTPLLLRWSGKSSLKILTKAEPAAIALPLQQTALYSGFYVNELLTRVIETETANPQLFQHYLKCLTGLATESNVEPSLRLFEFNLLQILGYGVDFLHCAGSGAPVEATMTYRYREEKGFIASLVKDNLTFYGRELIAFEALDFSDENVRQAAKRFTRIALKPYLGDKPLKSRELFTQNILFFK from the coding sequence GTGCAAACCGAACTTCAACGCGGCTTTGTACTTCATCGCCGCCCGTATAGCGAAACCAGTTTATTGGTGGATTTATTTACCGAAGAAAGCGGTCGTTTGACGGTTCTCGCAAAAGGGGCGAGAGCAAAACGTTCCGCATGGAAGTCGGTGTTACAGCCCTTCACCCCCTTATTACTACGTTGGAGCGGCAAAAGTAGCTTAAAAATTCTCACCAAAGCCGAACCTGCCGCTATCGCCTTACCCTTACAACAAACGGCACTTTACAGCGGTTTTTATGTGAATGAACTGCTCACCCGAGTGATTGAGACTGAAACGGCAAATCCTCAACTTTTTCAACACTATCTCAAATGCTTAACCGGCTTGGCGACCGAATCCAACGTTGAACCCAGCTTGCGTTTATTTGAATTTAATTTACTTCAAATATTAGGGTATGGTGTGGATTTCTTACATTGCGCAGGTTCGGGGGCGCCGGTGGAGGCGACAATGACTTATCGTTATCGGGAAGAAAAAGGGTTTATCGCTTCATTAGTGAAAGATAACCTCACTTTTTATGGACGTGAACTCATTGCTTTTGAAGCCCTTGATTTTTCCGATGAGAATGTTCGTCAAGCGGCAAAGCGTTTCACACGTATCGCATTAAAACCTTATCTCGGCGATAAACCGCTGAAAAGTCGAGAATTATTTACTCAAAATATTTTATTTTTTAAATAA
- a CDS encoding diacylglycerol kinase, giving the protein MYKTTGLTHLINSTKYSVQGLKSAFKNEAAFRHECFLACILIPLAFWLGDTKFEIILMISSVLLVMVVELLNSAVEAVVDRIGAERHELSGRAKDQGSAAVFVALCIVAIVWAGSLFF; this is encoded by the coding sequence ATGTATAAAACCACGGGACTAACCCATTTAATCAATTCAACGAAATATTCTGTCCAAGGCTTAAAGAGCGCATTCAAAAACGAAGCGGCATTTCGTCACGAGTGTTTCTTAGCCTGTATTTTAATTCCATTGGCTTTTTGGCTTGGTGACACCAAATTCGAAATCATCTTGATGATTTCTTCTGTTTTACTTGTTATGGTTGTGGAACTGTTAAATAGTGCCGTTGAGGCTGTTGTCGATCGTATCGGTGCTGAACGCCACGAGCTTTCCGGACGGGCGAAAGATCAAGGCTCTGCTGCGGTTTTTGTTGCACTTTGCATTGTTGCTATTGTGTGGGCAGGCTCTTTATTCTTTTAA
- the rlmD gene encoding 23S rRNA (uracil(1939)-C(5))-methyltransferase RlmD has protein sequence MALLYTQQKKTKNTQNIVAEIRELDYQGLGVAKINGKTWFIENALPQEKAECTVIEDKRQYGRAVAKKWFSKSEQRVEPRCVYYGRCGGCQGQHIPIQMQREAKQTALFKRLSKLQTEPIAFSPMIFGESWGYRRRVRLSLGFNPKTKGIELGFRKKNTQDLISIQSCEVIEPRINNLLPKLTALLHDYSIPKQLGHIELVAADNGVAMLLRYKGNLAETDRTLLLDFAKREHLMLFFQSDIGIERVYGDVPYYQFVDGTKLYFDIRDFIQVNRTLNEKMVETALAWLNLQPTDRVLDLFCGMGNFTLPLAKRVKSAVGIEGVFDMVRKAEQNAERNRLNNIEFFQTDLDQPFVDQIWAKQSFNKILLDPPRSGAAFALNALCELKAEKILYVSCNPATLVRDAEILRRFGYHIEKSTVIDMFPHTGHLESMTLFSTK, from the coding sequence ATGGCACTTCTTTATACCCAACAGAAAAAAACAAAAAATACGCAAAATATCGTTGCCGAAATCCGTGAATTGGATTATCAAGGCTTAGGCGTGGCGAAAATCAACGGCAAAACTTGGTTTATCGAAAATGCGTTACCACAAGAAAAGGCGGAATGTACCGTCATAGAAGATAAACGCCAATACGGGCGAGCGGTTGCTAAAAAATGGTTCAGCAAAAGTGAGCAACGCGTTGAGCCGCGCTGTGTCTATTACGGCCGCTGCGGTGGTTGCCAAGGACAACACATTCCGATACAAATGCAACGGGAAGCAAAACAAACCGCTTTGTTTAAACGTTTAAGCAAACTTCAAACGGAACCGATCGCATTTAGTCCGATGATTTTCGGGGAATCTTGGGGCTATCGCCGCCGTGTGCGTTTGAGTTTAGGATTTAACCCGAAAACCAAAGGTATTGAACTGGGCTTTCGTAAGAAAAATACTCAAGATCTTATTTCTATACAATCTTGCGAAGTGATTGAGCCGCGTATTAATAATTTGTTGCCAAAATTGACCGCACTTTTGCACGACTATTCCATTCCAAAACAGCTTGGGCATATTGAATTGGTTGCTGCGGATAATGGTGTGGCAATGTTATTGCGTTACAAAGGAAATCTTGCTGAAACCGACCGCACTTTGTTGCTTGATTTTGCCAAGCGGGAGCATTTAATGCTCTTTTTTCAAAGTGATATAGGGATTGAACGGGTTTATGGTGACGTGCCTTATTATCAATTTGTCGATGGCACAAAATTGTATTTTGATATTCGCGATTTTATTCAAGTTAACCGCACTCTTAACGAAAAAATGGTGGAAACCGCATTAGCTTGGTTGAATTTACAACCTACGGATCGCGTGCTGGATTTGTTCTGCGGTATGGGGAATTTCACATTACCGCTCGCTAAGCGGGTAAAAAGTGCGGTCGGAATTGAAGGTGTTTTTGATATGGTGCGAAAAGCCGAGCAAAATGCCGAACGAAATCGGCTCAATAATATTGAATTTTTCCAAACAGATCTTGACCAACCCTTTGTCGATCAAATTTGGGCAAAGCAATCTTTCAACAAAATTTTGCTCGATCCACCGCGTAGTGGTGCGGCTTTTGCTCTGAATGCGTTGTGTGAACTGAAGGCGGAAAAAATTTTGTATGTTTCTTGTAATCCGGCAACATTAGTACGGGATGCGGAAATTTTACGCCGTTTCGGATACCACATTGAAAAAAGTACGGTGATCGATATGTTTCCTCATACGGGACATTTGGAGTCGATGACGCTATTTTCTACAAAATAA
- the relA gene encoding GTP diphosphokinase, with product MVAVRGSHLLNPQDFVIEQWCAGLKLTEQTEKTLIDAWYYARKHINAHPEVMENATLTLQSGVEMVEILHELNMDAESLITAMLFPIVANHLVDWETLKEEFGTKITKLLKGVEEMDNIRQLNASHSANALQVDNVRRMLLAMVDDFRCVIIKLAERITFLRDAENRCSEEDKVLAAKECSNIYAPLANRLGIGQLKWELEDYCFRYLHPEQYRSIAKLLQERRLDREHYIADFVAELSGYLRENIEHVEVYGRPKHIYSIWRKMQKKHLEFSGLYDVRAVRIIVQKLQDCYTALGIVHTHFKHLPKEFDDYVANPKPNGYQSIHTVVLGKGGKPIEVQIRTQQMHDDAELGVAAHWKYKEGNTGSLSAYEEKIAWLRKLLAWQDDITDSGEVMAELRSQVFDDRVYVFTPKGEVVDLPTGSTPLDFAYAIHSEIGHRCIGAKVAGRIVPFTYQLQMGDQIEIITQKNPNPSRDWLNPNLGFTHTAKSRAKIQAWFKKQDRDKNVPAGKELLENELARLNLSLKQVEQHALPRYNLKNIEDLYAGIGSGDIRLNQLINFLQNKLIKVTAEEADQEILRHVATKSVNNAQQKIAAKNGYVIVEGVGNLMHHMARCCQPIPGDAIVGYITIGRGISIHRSDCEQFLDLQTAHPERVVESIWGENYANGFRINIRVVASDRNGLLRDITTVLANEKISVLGVASRTDMKKQLATIDMEIELHNVESLSKILARLAKLNDVIEAKRL from the coding sequence ATGGTTGCTGTTCGTGGTTCTCATTTGTTAAATCCGCAAGATTTTGTGATAGAACAATGGTGTGCAGGATTAAAGCTGACGGAGCAGACGGAAAAAACGCTGATTGATGCTTGGTATTATGCACGCAAACATATTAATGCCCATCCTGAAGTGATGGAAAATGCCACTCTGACACTCCAATCCGGTGTAGAAATGGTGGAAATTCTGCACGAACTGAATATGGATGCGGAAAGCTTGATTACTGCAATGCTGTTCCCGATTGTGGCGAATCATTTGGTCGATTGGGAAACCCTAAAAGAAGAATTTGGTACGAAAATCACCAAATTGCTCAAAGGGGTGGAAGAAATGGACAACATTCGCCAGCTTAATGCCAGCCATTCAGCCAATGCACTACAAGTAGATAACGTACGCCGTATGTTGCTCGCAATGGTCGATGATTTCCGTTGTGTGATCATTAAACTTGCCGAACGCATTACCTTCCTTCGTGATGCGGAAAATCGTTGTTCTGAAGAAGATAAAGTTCTTGCGGCCAAAGAATGTTCCAATATTTATGCACCGCTTGCCAACCGTTTAGGGATTGGTCAGCTCAAGTGGGAATTGGAAGATTACTGTTTCCGTTATTTGCACCCCGAACAATACCGCTCGATTGCGAAGCTTTTACAGGAACGCCGCCTTGATCGCGAACATTATATCGCGGATTTTGTGGCGGAATTGAGCGGCTATCTGCGTGAAAATATTGAACACGTAGAAGTTTACGGTCGCCCAAAACATATTTACAGCATTTGGCGGAAAATGCAGAAAAAACATTTGGAATTTAGCGGCTTATATGACGTAAGAGCGGTCAGAATTATCGTACAAAAATTACAAGATTGTTATACTGCACTTGGTATCGTTCACACCCACTTCAAACATTTACCAAAAGAATTTGATGATTATGTCGCCAACCCGAAACCGAACGGTTACCAATCTATTCACACCGTTGTGTTAGGAAAAGGGGGAAAACCGATTGAAGTGCAGATCCGTACCCAACAAATGCATGACGATGCGGAATTAGGTGTTGCCGCTCATTGGAAATACAAAGAAGGTAACACGGGAAGTCTTTCCGCTTATGAAGAAAAGATTGCGTGGTTGCGTAAATTACTGGCGTGGCAGGATGATATTACGGATTCCGGCGAGGTGATGGCGGAATTACGCAGTCAAGTGTTTGATGATCGCGTGTATGTGTTTACCCCGAAAGGGGAGGTGGTGGATTTACCGACAGGTTCGACACCGCTTGATTTTGCCTATGCGATTCATAGTGAAATCGGTCATCGCTGCATTGGGGCGAAAGTGGCGGGGCGTATTGTGCCGTTCACTTATCAATTACAAATGGGTGATCAAATTGAGATTATTACCCAAAAGAATCCAAACCCAAGCCGTGACTGGCTCAACCCAAATTTAGGCTTTACCCACACCGCAAAATCCCGAGCCAAAATTCAGGCATGGTTCAAAAAACAAGATCGCGACAAAAATGTGCCGGCAGGTAAGGAATTATTGGAGAATGAATTAGCCCGCTTGAATCTTAGCTTAAAACAGGTTGAGCAGCATGCCCTGCCGCGCTACAACTTAAAAAATATAGAAGATCTTTATGCGGGGATTGGGAGTGGGGATATTCGTCTTAATCAGCTTATTAATTTCCTACAAAATAAACTGATTAAAGTGACGGCGGAGGAAGCCGATCAGGAGATCTTACGCCATGTTGCAACGAAAAGTGTGAACAATGCACAGCAAAAAATAGCCGCGAAGAACGGCTATGTAATTGTTGAAGGGGTGGGCAATTTAATGCATCATATGGCGCGTTGTTGTCAGCCGATTCCGGGCGATGCCATTGTGGGGTATATCACAATAGGACGTGGCATTTCCATTCATCGCAGTGATTGTGAGCAGTTTTTAGATCTGCAAACCGCCCATCCGGAACGCGTAGTGGAATCCATTTGGGGAGAAAATTATGCCAACGGTTTTCGTATTAATATCCGCGTGGTCGCAAGTGATCGCAACGGTTTATTGCGTGATATTACAACGGTTCTGGCGAATGAAAAAATCAGCGTATTGGGTGTTGCAAGTCGCACCGATATGAAAAAACAACTGGCAACCATTGATATGGAAATTGAACTCCATAATGTGGAAAGTTTAAGTAAAATCTTGGCGAGACTTGCAAAATTAAATGACGTAATTGAAGCCAAGCGTTTATAA
- a CDS encoding MliC family protein codes for MLKKTLLISTALFIGGCAQNPLLNEPQPQKMMVEKVDKASQKGSARLYLCKDNKEVRVVHSTQKKNKKTLKRVSVTFNEVTERLTMVISERGNNYSNIRWTWLERDDFSSLKTSVGVILAEQCVLKNAVLRK; via the coding sequence ATGCTAAAAAAAACATTGCTAATTTCAACCGCACTTTTTATTGGCGGTTGTGCGCAAAATCCGCTATTAAACGAGCCTCAACCGCAAAAAATGATGGTGGAGAAAGTGGATAAAGCTTCGCAAAAAGGTTCGGCGAGGCTGTATCTTTGTAAAGATAACAAAGAAGTTCGTGTGGTACATAGCACGCAAAAGAAAAACAAGAAAACCCTTAAACGAGTTTCGGTTACCTTTAATGAAGTGACGGAAAGATTAACCATGGTGATTTCCGAACGGGGCAATAATTATAGCAATATTCGCTGGACATGGCTGGAACGCGATGATTTTAGCTCGTTGAAAACCAGTGTGGGCGTGATTTTAGCCGAACAATGCGTGCTGAAAAACGCAGTATTGAGAAAATAA